From Candidatus Hydrogenedentota bacterium, the proteins below share one genomic window:
- a CDS encoding Gfo/Idh/MocA family oxidoreductase: protein MKRVRAGIIGCGNISDIYFKAGKRFDNLEIAACADLVKERAEAKAKQHGVPKAVPVKQLLADPSIEVVVNLTVPKAHAEVAMAALEAGKHVYTEKPLGLTREEGGAILALAEKKGLLVGCAPDTFLGAGGQTARKALDDGWIGAPVAATAFMQCHGHESWHPDPEFYYELGGGPMFDMGPYYLTMLVHLFGPVKRVAGSARVTFPERVITSEKKYGKRVSVETPTHVAGTIEFACGAIAAMVTSFDVWRATPPPLEVHGTEGSMQVPDPNCFGGAVQVFRPGADDWKELPHSHIYADNSRGLGVADMAAAIRTGRPHRASGALAFHVLDVMQAFLDSSQKGRHVAVRSTCARPAALPLGLRPGAVD, encoded by the coding sequence ATGAAACGTGTAAGGGCCGGCATTATCGGTTGCGGCAATATCTCGGACATTTACTTCAAGGCCGGAAAACGGTTCGACAATCTCGAGATCGCGGCGTGCGCGGACCTGGTCAAGGAGCGCGCCGAGGCCAAAGCGAAGCAGCATGGCGTTCCGAAGGCGGTCCCGGTCAAGCAGCTTCTGGCGGACCCTTCGATTGAGGTCGTAGTCAATCTGACCGTACCCAAGGCGCATGCCGAGGTGGCGATGGCCGCACTGGAGGCGGGGAAACACGTATACACGGAGAAGCCGCTGGGATTGACGCGCGAAGAAGGCGGGGCGATACTGGCGCTCGCGGAGAAGAAAGGACTGCTCGTTGGTTGCGCGCCGGACACGTTTCTCGGCGCGGGCGGGCAGACGGCGCGGAAGGCGCTGGACGACGGCTGGATCGGCGCGCCGGTCGCGGCGACGGCGTTCATGCAATGTCACGGGCACGAGTCGTGGCATCCCGATCCGGAGTTCTACTACGAGTTGGGCGGCGGCCCGATGTTCGACATGGGTCCGTATTATTTAACGATGTTGGTACACCTATTCGGCCCCGTGAAACGCGTGGCGGGCTCGGCGCGCGTCACGTTTCCCGAGCGGGTCATTACCAGCGAGAAGAAATACGGCAAGCGCGTTTCCGTCGAGACGCCGACGCATGTCGCGGGAACGATCGAGTTCGCGTGCGGGGCCATTGCCGCCATGGTAACCAGTTTCGATGTCTGGCGCGCGACTCCGCCGCCGCTGGAGGTCCACGGCACCGAAGGTTCGATGCAGGTCCCGGACCCAAACTGTTTCGGCGGCGCGGTTCAGGTGTTCCGGCCCGGCGCGGATGACTGGAAGGAACTGCCGCATTCGCACATCTATGCCGACAACTCTCGGGGCCTGGGTGTGGCGGACATGGCCGCGGCCATTCGCACGGGCCGTCCGCACCGCGCGAGCGGCGCGTTGGCCTTCCACGTATTGGATGTCATGCAGGCGTTTCTTGATTCCTCTCAGAAGGGGCGCCACGTTGCGGTTCGCAGCACCTGTGCGCGCCCGGCGGCGTTGCCGCTGGGGTTGCGCCCTGGCGCGGTGGACTGA
- a CDS encoding alpha-N-arabinofuranosidase, which translates to MSEAAIHLWPGRPQARISPNLYGHFAEHLGRCVYEGIWVGPSSRVPHVDGARLDVIAALKQLRAPVLRWPGGCFANNYHWRQGVGPAEKRPETVNLWWRQTEPNAFGTDEFMRFCRAAGAEPYLCCNVGTGSPREALEWLEYCNFGGDSSLARLRGGRGAAPYSVRYWGIGNEAWGCGGRFSSADYAKEYVRFAGHMRASDPAIELVACGASFGNRENEALNAWNHDFCQDMRHADLIDHLSIHRYFSRGGGVLFSDAEYRGVFADLLTLERDLTLTEAVLRYFYPGKHVGIAVDEWGMRHPEATVENGLEQACTLRDAVVAGAVLNLLNRWAHRVTMANIAQMVNVLHCLAVTRDASLYLTPTYHVFDMTRRHMGASLVTHDVDAPSYDAHPVGFGNARSVSALSVSASVSGKRVHLSVANQTPDRDVETAIAVHEARLAGVAVRMLHAGDPRAVNTFDNPKQVVPRRVKVEPVKQELVFAFPRHSFTVFSLTLE; encoded by the coding sequence ATGAGTGAGGCGGCCATTCACCTCTGGCCGGGCCGTCCGCAGGCGCGGATATCCCCGAATCTATATGGTCATTTCGCGGAACATCTGGGCCGGTGTGTTTACGAGGGGATTTGGGTCGGTCCTTCTTCACGCGTGCCGCACGTGGACGGCGCGCGCCTGGACGTCATCGCGGCGCTCAAACAGTTGCGCGCGCCGGTGCTGCGCTGGCCGGGCGGCTGTTTCGCCAACAACTACCACTGGCGGCAGGGCGTCGGGCCTGCCGAAAAGCGGCCAGAGACCGTGAATCTCTGGTGGCGGCAGACGGAGCCGAATGCGTTCGGCACGGATGAATTCATGCGGTTCTGCCGGGCCGCGGGTGCGGAGCCGTACCTCTGCTGCAACGTCGGGACGGGCTCGCCGCGCGAGGCGCTCGAGTGGCTGGAGTACTGCAATTTTGGAGGCGACTCATCGCTTGCGCGCTTGCGCGGGGGGCGGGGTGCCGCTCCGTACTCCGTCCGTTATTGGGGCATCGGTAATGAGGCGTGGGGTTGCGGCGGCCGGTTTTCCAGCGCCGATTATGCAAAGGAATACGTGCGTTTTGCCGGTCACATGCGCGCATCCGACCCCGCTATCGAACTCGTCGCCTGCGGCGCGTCATTCGGCAACCGCGAGAATGAGGCGCTGAACGCGTGGAATCACGACTTCTGCCAGGATATGCGCCATGCCGACCTGATCGACCATTTGTCCATCCACCGGTATTTCTCGCGAGGCGGCGGAGTGTTGTTTTCCGACGCGGAATATCGGGGTGTGTTTGCCGACTTGCTCACGCTCGAACGCGACTTGACGCTCACGGAGGCGGTGCTTCGCTATTTCTACCCCGGCAAGCACGTAGGGATCGCGGTTGACGAGTGGGGGATGCGGCACCCGGAAGCGACGGTCGAGAACGGCCTGGAGCAGGCCTGCACACTGCGTGATGCGGTCGTGGCGGGGGCCGTATTGAACCTGCTCAACCGCTGGGCGCATCGGGTGACCATGGCGAATATCGCGCAGATGGTCAACGTGCTGCATTGCCTCGCCGTGACCCGGGACGCGAGCCTGTACCTGACGCCTACCTACCACGTTTTTGACATGACGCGGCGACATATGGGCGCGAGTCTCGTCACGCATGACGTCGATGCGCCGTCCTATGATGCGCATCCCGTGGGATTCGGCAATGCGCGCAGCGTATCCGCCTTGAGCGTAAGCGCCTCCGTTTCGGGAAAGCGAGTACACCTGAGCGTCGCCAATCAGACGCCGGACCGGGATGTCGAGACGGCTATCGCGGTCCACGAGGCCAGACTGGCCGGTGTTGCGGTTCGGATGCTGCACGCCGGGGACCCGCGCGCGGTCAATACGTTCGATAATCCGAAACAAGTCGTTCCCCGCAGGGTCAAAGTCGAGCCCGTCAAGCAGGAACTGGTCTTCGCGTTCCCGCGCCATTCCTTCACGGTCTTTTCCTTGACGTTGGAGTAG
- a CDS encoding glycosyltransferase, with translation MSASPAISVLLPFHNAESTLDAALRSIIAQTWRELEVIAFDDGSEDGSAAVAARTASADARIRLFRSPHIGIVAALQASSVVARGAFLARMDADDVSHPRRFELQMALMRAQPSLAVCGTRVRIVGATVGPGRRRYERWINRLTSPEELARELFVECPIAHPTFLMRCAAFEAVGGYEDHGWPEDYDLLMRFFLAGLGMGKTPEVLFEWRERPGRLSMTDKRYSAASFRALKRRYLFQTCLSEGRAFWQWGAGEVGKRWLREWQDRRPEAVIDVHPRKIGRNIHGFRVMAPEQLPCAGEAFVVAAVGARGARDEIRLQLAGRGYVELRDFIFVA, from the coding sequence ATGAGCGCCAGCCCCGCCATTTCCGTGCTGTTGCCTTTCCATAACGCTGAATCTACGCTCGACGCGGCGTTGCGTTCGATCATCGCGCAGACCTGGCGCGAACTTGAGGTGATCGCATTCGACGACGGTTCGGAAGACGGATCCGCGGCGGTGGCCGCGCGCACGGCCTCGGCAGACGCGCGCATCCGCCTGTTTCGCTCGCCTCATATCGGGATTGTCGCGGCGCTCCAGGCGAGCAGCGTCGTGGCGCGCGGCGCATTTCTCGCGCGTATGGACGCCGACGATGTGTCTCATCCACGGCGCTTCGAACTGCAAATGGCGCTGATGCGGGCCCAGCCGTCGCTGGCGGTGTGCGGTACGCGCGTGCGCATCGTGGGCGCCACGGTTGGCCCGGGCCGCCGCCGGTACGAGCGATGGATAAACCGGCTGACTTCGCCGGAAGAACTGGCGCGCGAGCTTTTTGTCGAATGCCCGATTGCGCATCCAACCTTTCTGATGCGTTGCGCGGCTTTCGAAGCCGTTGGCGGGTATGAGGATCACGGCTGGCCCGAGGATTACGACCTGCTCATGCGCTTTTTCTTGGCGGGCTTAGGAATGGGCAAGACGCCGGAGGTGTTGTTCGAATGGCGCGAACGGCCGGGACGCCTGTCCATGACGGACAAGCGCTATTCGGCCGCCTCGTTTCGTGCGCTGAAACGGCGTTATCTTTTTCAGACGTGTCTGAGCGAGGGCCGTGCTTTCTGGCAGTGGGGCGCGGGCGAAGTCGGCAAACGCTGGCTGCGCGAATGGCAGGACAGGCGCCCGGAAGCGGTCATAGATGTTCACCCGCGGAAAATCGGGCGCAATATTCATGGTTTCCGGGTCATGGCCCCGGAGCAGTTACCCTGCGCCGGTGAGGCTTTCGTAGTGGCGGCGGTGGGTGCGCGGGGTGCACGCGATGAAATTCGCCTGCAATTGGCGGGGCGCGGCTACGTGGAGTTACGGGATTTCATCTTTGTGGCCTGA
- a CDS encoding citrate synthase, which translates to MMSTAKLILDGKEYEFPVIEGTENERAIDIAKLRSDTGYITHDPSYGNTGSCKSSITYIDGERGILRYRGYPVEDLAGKVRYSTVAYLLIHGELPTREQAIEWRRLLTQNSLIHESMINFFDHFPVTAHPMNILASMISAMSSFYPYDAEDEQHVYRNVVRLIGQVKTIAAFAFRKSRGEPVVYPRMGYSYPANFLRMMFASPAEDYRVPKVLEEALRVLLIVHADHEQNCSTSTVRMVGSSLANIYAAVSSGINALWGRLHGGANQAVIEMLQKIQADEGGYKKYIEMAKDKNSTFRLMGFGHRVYKNFDPRAIILKKACDDVLNTLGISDPLLDVAKHLEDAALHDDFFIERKLYPNVDFYSGILYRAIGIPTDMFTVMFAMGRTPGWIAHWLEMRNDPETRIHRPRQIYVGLTERRYTQRRQID; encoded by the coding sequence ATTATGTCCACGGCCAAGCTGATTCTGGACGGGAAGGAGTATGAATTCCCGGTTATCGAAGGCACGGAGAACGAGCGCGCCATCGACATAGCGAAGCTGCGCAGTGATACCGGGTACATCACGCACGACCCGAGTTATGGGAACACGGGCTCCTGCAAGAGTTCGATTACCTATATTGACGGAGAGCGGGGTATCCTCCGGTATCGGGGCTATCCGGTCGAGGACCTGGCGGGGAAGGTGCGTTATTCGACAGTGGCGTATCTGTTGATCCACGGCGAATTGCCCACGCGCGAACAGGCCATCGAGTGGCGCCGCCTGCTGACGCAGAACAGCTTGATTCATGAAAGCATGATCAATTTCTTCGATCATTTTCCGGTTACGGCGCACCCCATGAATATCCTGGCGTCGATGATTTCCGCCATGTCCTCGTTCTATCCCTACGACGCTGAGGACGAACAGCACGTATACCGGAATGTCGTGCGCCTGATTGGCCAAGTGAAAACGATAGCCGCGTTCGCCTTTCGAAAGTCGCGCGGCGAACCGGTGGTCTATCCGCGCATGGGTTACAGCTATCCGGCGAACTTCCTGCGCATGATGTTCGCCAGCCCCGCGGAAGATTACCGCGTCCCGAAGGTGCTCGAAGAGGCGTTGCGCGTCTTGCTCATTGTGCACGCCGATCACGAGCAGAACTGCAGTACCTCAACAGTGCGGATGGTCGGCAGCAGTCTCGCCAATATATACGCGGCGGTTTCGTCCGGAATCAACGCATTGTGGGGACGTCTGCACGGCGGCGCCAATCAGGCCGTAATCGAGATGCTTCAGAAGATCCAGGCGGACGAAGGGGGCTACAAGAAGTACATCGAGATGGCGAAAGACAAGAATTCCACCTTCCGTCTGATGGGGTTCGGGCACCGCGTCTACAAGAACTTCGATCCGCGCGCGATCATCCTGAAGAAAGCGTGCGACGACGTCTTGAACACGCTGGGTATTTCCGACCCGTTACTCGACGTTGCCAAGCATCTGGAAGATGCCGCCTTGCACGACGATTTCTTCATCGAGCGCAAGCTGTATCCCAACGTCGATTTTTACAGCGGTATTCTCTATCGCGCGATCGGCATTCCAACGGATATGTTCACGGTCATGTTTGCCATGGGACGCACGCCGGGCTGGATTGCGCACTGGCTGGAAATGCGGAATGACCCCGAGACGCGCATCCACCGCCCACGGCAGATCTACGTGGGCCTGACGGAACGCCGCTACACGCAGCGCCGCCAGATCGACTAG
- a CDS encoding MFS transporter, whose product MKPHKRRLSLRTKTGYGAVELGMSAAEVMLVFYLLEFYTKVIGLRAELAGFALALPMLWDAVLDPVMGGISDRTQTRLGKRRPYILLGSILLALGVVVIFSRPDIDTQTGKFLYLLAAYMFVNTSMTIVAVPHAALAGEVSFDRNERTELFGWRLLFRTLGFMVAVLLPGLLVIYFEERLGVSRTLASRWVGIAMLATGLITFLSVRKIDRPIHPRDRLRRTPRGSAAAELRGFLRGLRSVATNRAFLPLLITYVLAYIGRTINTSTAIYYYQVRLGLSEREIHINILGLFTVVICFSIGAWVVISRRYGKKMPAFWGALGLGLTTVVIYPLLPPGQVLPPMLLGSVLGGFLVGSIIIFESLVADIVDYDELKTGVQREGLYFGCWTMMTKFARASALASTGILLRTIGLQEGQFEQTPETARGLAILYGPVVGVCFILAAIAFLFMPLTDAKHERIQRLLRKRRALRARHKLAAAPSQTPIAEPPAEDFEWPHPL is encoded by the coding sequence ATGAAACCGCACAAGCGCCGCTTGTCGCTGCGCACCAAGACCGGTTACGGCGCGGTCGAACTGGGCATGTCCGCGGCGGAGGTCATGCTGGTCTTTTATCTCCTTGAGTTCTACACGAAAGTGATCGGCCTGCGCGCGGAACTCGCCGGGTTTGCGCTGGCACTGCCCATGCTCTGGGACGCCGTCCTGGACCCGGTCATGGGCGGCATCTCCGATCGCACTCAGACCCGCCTGGGCAAGCGCCGCCCGTACATACTGCTGGGTTCGATCCTGTTGGCTCTTGGTGTCGTCGTAATCTTTTCGCGGCCCGACATTGACACGCAGACGGGCAAATTCCTGTACCTGCTGGCCGCGTACATGTTCGTCAACACGTCGATGACCATTGTCGCCGTGCCGCATGCCGCGCTCGCTGGCGAAGTCTCGTTCGACCGCAATGAACGCACTGAACTCTTCGGCTGGCGCTTGCTCTTCCGCACGCTCGGCTTCATGGTCGCCGTGCTGCTGCCTGGCCTGCTCGTCATCTACTTCGAGGAACGACTCGGCGTTTCGCGTACGCTCGCAAGCCGCTGGGTCGGCATCGCCATGTTGGCCACGGGCCTGATTACGTTTCTCAGCGTGCGCAAGATAGACCGGCCCATTCACCCGCGCGACAGACTCCGCCGGACCCCACGCGGCTCGGCCGCGGCTGAATTGCGGGGGTTTCTCCGCGGTTTGCGCTCGGTCGCCACGAATAGGGCGTTCCTGCCCCTGCTCATCACGTACGTTCTCGCCTACATCGGGCGAACGATCAACACGTCCACCGCGATCTACTACTACCAGGTCCGGCTCGGCCTGAGCGAGCGGGAGATCCATATCAATATTCTCGGCCTTTTTACGGTGGTCATCTGTTTTTCCATTGGGGCATGGGTCGTGATTTCGCGCCGTTACGGCAAGAAGATGCCCGCCTTTTGGGGCGCGCTCGGGCTCGGCCTCACGACGGTCGTCATTTATCCCCTGCTGCCGCCCGGGCAGGTGCTCCCGCCGATGCTCCTCGGCTCCGTGCTTGGCGGGTTTCTCGTCGGTTCGATCATCATCTTCGAGTCGCTCGTGGCGGACATTGTGGACTACGACGAACTGAAGACCGGCGTGCAGCGCGAGGGCTTGTATTTCGGCTGTTGGACCATGATGACGAAGTTCGCGCGCGCGTCCGCGCTGGCGAGCACGGGCATCCTGCTGCGCACCATCGGACTCCAGGAGGGACAGTTTGAGCAGACGCCCGAGACGGCGCGCGGGCTTGCCATTCTCTACGGGCCCGTGGTGGGCGTGTGCTTCATCCTCGCGGCCATCGCCTTCCTGTTCATGCCTCTGACCGACGCCAAGCACGAACGCATCCAGCGCCTGCTGCGCAAGCGCCGCGCCTTGCGAGCACGGCACAAACTCGCGGCCGCCCCTTCGCAGACCCCCATCGCCGAACCTCCCGCCGAGGATTTCGAATGGCCGCATCCATTGTGA
- a CDS encoding DUF1295 domain-containing protein, translating to MLMAALYLVQRARENANIVDFGWAAGVGATALWYAAAAPGSVPFRVALAVVGGSWSLRLAGYLLVNRVLHGAEDGRYTVLRARWGVNAQRNFLIFFLAQAALITAFSIPQLIVALQPGPHLLPWHYLGMAAGLGAILGESIADRQLAAWRANPANRGQVCNSGLWRYSRHPNYFFEWLHWWAYVLLSLGTWRAAVSLLGPVLMFLFLFRVTGIPYTERQALASRGDNYRAYQRTTSAFFPWFPKPGAR from the coding sequence ATGCTCATGGCCGCATTGTACCTGGTGCAGCGCGCACGGGAAAATGCGAATATCGTCGACTTCGGCTGGGCCGCAGGCGTCGGCGCAACGGCCCTCTGGTACGCTGCCGCGGCTCCTGGAAGTGTCCCTTTTCGCGTGGCCCTCGCGGTGGTGGGAGGGTCTTGGAGCCTTCGGCTCGCGGGGTATCTCCTGGTGAATCGTGTACTGCACGGCGCTGAGGACGGACGTTACACCGTGCTGCGCGCGCGCTGGGGCGTCAACGCCCAACGGAATTTTCTGATTTTCTTCCTGGCGCAGGCCGCGCTCATCACTGCTTTCTCCATTCCGCAGTTAATCGTGGCCCTGCAGCCCGGCCCGCATCTGCTGCCATGGCATTATCTGGGCATGGCGGCCGGCCTTGGCGCGATACTCGGGGAGTCCATCGCGGACCGGCAATTGGCCGCGTGGCGCGCGAATCCCGCCAACCGCGGCCAAGTCTGCAACAGCGGGCTCTGGCGCTATTCCCGCCACCCGAACTACTTCTTCGAGTGGCTGCATTGGTGGGCATATGTCCTGCTCAGTCTCGGCACTTGGCGGGCCGCGGTATCGCTGCTCGGACCGGTCCTCATGTTCCTGTTCCTGTTTCGCGTGACGGGCATCCCCTACACCGAGCGACAGGCTCTGGCATCGCGCGGCGACAACTATCGGGCGTACCAGCGAACCACAAGCGCGTTCTTTCCCTGGTTCCCGAAGCCGGGTGCGCGATGA
- a CDS encoding DUF393 domain-containing protein, with protein sequence MFRCGYGPLQAWWFLQVLKTLAKSEMDGAILIYDGECPLCLAARDWLARRLPPGAVEFLPCQSEERARRAPQVAPEACLQAVHLVLPDGTVYAGADALPHLLRLMRGWCWTVPAWRIPGLCRLMPVAYGWIAGNRRALSALMMRPRLGKRCRTDGNCR encoded by the coding sequence GTGTTCCGGTGCGGCTACGGGCCGCTTCAGGCATGGTGGTTCTTGCAGGTGCTGAAAACGCTGGCGAAATCGGAAATGGATGGTGCTATCCTCATATATGACGGTGAGTGTCCGCTGTGCTTGGCCGCCCGGGACTGGCTGGCGCGCCGCCTGCCTCCCGGCGCCGTAGAGTTTCTTCCCTGCCAGTCCGAAGAGCGCGCACGCCGCGCGCCGCAAGTCGCACCCGAAGCCTGCCTTCAGGCAGTCCATCTTGTCCTGCCCGACGGCACCGTGTATGCTGGGGCCGATGCGCTGCCGCACTTGCTGCGCCTAATGCGCGGCTGGTGCTGGACGGTTCCGGCGTGGCGCATCCCCGGTCTTTGCCGATTGATGCCGGTCGCTTATGGGTGGATAGCAGGCAATCGGCGCGCCTTGTCGGCACTTATGATGCGGCCGCGCTTGGGGAAACGCTGCCGCACGGATGGGAATTGCCGGTAA
- a CDS encoding aminotransferase class I/II-fold pyridoxal phosphate-dependent enzyme, protein MHILVTGGAGYLGCHLVAALLERGHMVRVFDRFCFGRAPVETLAAQDRCEVLEGDVRRLQEHPGLLEEMDAIVHLAGLANDPSCYLDEDMAFDVNVESTIELARQALQRGVRRFVFASSVSVYGHGVFDIVDEQSAARPVSTFARTKLAAEEALLAMRQDTFEPVISRAATLFGWSPRMRFDLAINQMVATAMRKGAIEVRGGGRQQRPFLHVRDAAQAMLLLLEAPSAQVSGEIFNVGVDELNIRIGELAECVARSIGDVRIDRANDDEDLRHYRTRFAKLRERLGFTANLGIDEGIAEVTAHLRDEKIDPDAPVYSNAMRLKQLRSIPAEEGGEPTAARFIPLSKPSLGPEEEQAVLRALRSGWLTSGPQVAAFERAFAETVHASRAVAVSSCTAALHLGLVALGVQPGDEVITSPVNWASTGNTILNMGARIVFADVIPETLNMDPRSLEAAITGRTKVIMPVHMAGHPCDMEAIRAIAARHGLPVIEDAAHALGAAYQGRPIGAFDNLACFSFYAIKNITTMEGGMITTQDEKLEKTLRLLAANGMSATAWDRYSRSAAAAPPEVIVPGYKYVLNNVGAAMGLEQVKKFPAFKAARIRIAMMYREVLKDVEEIVLPGAGPGVEHAWHLFIIRLRLDKLAKTRNEIAYALRRENIGTGVHFHGLHLHQYYREALGMKPEDYPNATQVSHEILSLPLHPQLTEEDLRDIVAALKKVLAHARKY, encoded by the coding sequence ATGCACATTCTCGTAACCGGCGGGGCCGGCTATCTGGGCTGTCATCTTGTGGCGGCGTTGCTCGAGCGGGGTCATATGGTCCGCGTGTTCGACCGATTCTGCTTTGGCCGCGCGCCCGTTGAGACGCTTGCGGCGCAAGACCGCTGCGAAGTGCTGGAAGGCGACGTGCGGCGGCTCCAGGAACATCCCGGGCTGCTCGAGGAAATGGACGCCATCGTGCACCTCGCGGGACTGGCAAACGACCCATCCTGCTACCTGGATGAAGACATGGCCTTCGATGTCAACGTCGAGAGCACCATCGAACTGGCGCGGCAGGCCCTGCAGCGAGGCGTGCGCCGTTTCGTGTTCGCTTCCTCCGTCAGCGTCTACGGCCACGGTGTTTTCGACATCGTGGACGAACAGAGCGCGGCGCGGCCTGTATCGACGTTTGCGCGCACCAAACTCGCGGCCGAAGAGGCCTTGCTGGCCATGCGCCAAGACACGTTCGAGCCGGTCATCTCGCGGGCGGCCACGTTGTTTGGCTGGTCTCCGCGCATGCGGTTCGACCTGGCCATCAATCAGATGGTGGCCACGGCGATGCGCAAAGGCGCCATCGAAGTGCGCGGCGGCGGGCGGCAGCAGCGGCCGTTCCTGCATGTGCGGGACGCGGCGCAAGCGATGCTGCTGCTGCTCGAAGCGCCCTCGGCGCAGGTGAGCGGCGAAATATTCAATGTCGGCGTGGACGAACTCAATATCCGGATCGGCGAATTGGCGGAGTGCGTCGCGCGAAGCATCGGCGATGTGCGCATCGACCGGGCGAACGATGATGAAGACCTGCGCCACTACCGCACCCGCTTCGCGAAACTCCGGGAACGGCTGGGCTTCACCGCAAACCTGGGCATCGACGAGGGCATCGCCGAAGTGACCGCGCACCTGAGAGATGAGAAGATCGACCCCGATGCGCCGGTGTATTCGAACGCCATGCGGCTGAAGCAACTGCGGTCCATTCCGGCGGAAGAAGGCGGCGAACCCACTGCCGCGCGGTTCATCCCTCTATCCAAGCCCAGTCTGGGCCCGGAAGAGGAGCAGGCGGTCTTGCGGGCGCTGCGCTCCGGCTGGCTGACCTCCGGCCCGCAGGTCGCAGCGTTTGAACGCGCCTTCGCGGAGACGGTGCATGCCTCCCGTGCCGTCGCGGTTTCCTCGTGTACGGCCGCGCTGCACCTGGGCCTGGTCGCGCTGGGCGTGCAGCCGGGCGACGAGGTGATTACCTCGCCGGTCAATTGGGCGTCCACGGGAAACACCATCCTGAATATGGGGGCCAGAATCGTATTCGCCGATGTCATCCCCGAGACCCTGAACATGGACCCGCGGTCGCTGGAAGCGGCCATCACCGGCCGCACCAAGGTCATCATGCCCGTGCACATGGCGGGCCATCCCTGCGATATGGAAGCAATACGCGCCATCGCGGCCCGGCACGGTCTGCCGGTAATTGAAGACGCCGCGCATGCTTTGGGCGCGGCCTACCAGGGCCGGCCCATCGGCGCATTCGACAACTTGGCTTGTTTCAGTTTCTACGCCATCAAGAACATCACCACCATGGAAGGCGGGATGATTACGACGCAGGACGAGAAGTTGGAGAAGACCTTGCGCCTGCTCGCGGCTAACGGCATGTCGGCCACCGCCTGGGACCGCTATTCCCGCAGCGCCGCCGCGGCGCCGCCCGAAGTCATAGTGCCTGGCTATAAGTATGTCTTGAACAACGTCGGTGCCGCGATGGGCCTGGAGCAGGTCAAGAAGTTCCCGGCATTCAAGGCGGCGCGCATCCGTATTGCCATGATGTATCGAGAAGTATTGAAGGATGTCGAGGAAATCGTGCTGCCGGGCGCCGGCCCCGGCGTCGAGCATGCCTGGCACCTCTTCATCATCCGCTTGCGCCTGGACAAGCTTGCGAAGACACGGAACGAGATTGCGTACGCGCTGCGGCGGGAGAACATCGGCACGGGCGTTCACTTCCACGGGCTGCACCTGCACCAGTACTATCGCGAAGCACTGGGCATGAAGCCGGAGGACTATCCCAATGCAACGCAAGTGTCGCATGAAATACTCTCGCTCCCGCTCCACCCCCAACTGACGGAAGAAGACCTGCGCGACATCGTAGCCGCCCTGAAAAAAGTCCTCGCTCACGCGCGGAAGTACTGA
- a CDS encoding sigma-70 family RNA polymerase sigma factor yields the protein MGTVEERADEELMGLLCQGIDDALAVLVRRYQNDVFRFCLHYLKNVEQAKESAQETFLRIYTARKRFDVSRKFKPWMLCIARNLCLNELKRKKPVGMETLEDYASSAREDSGALVESPVDGPAELLMASERRRLLMAALERLPDEAQEIIKLRFFERLPAREIAEIIESTEGAVRTRLHRLLRQLRDECAHLREEV from the coding sequence ATGGGCACAGTAGAAGAACGAGCCGACGAGGAACTCATGGGGCTGCTGTGCCAGGGCATTGACGATGCCTTGGCCGTTCTGGTGCGGCGATATCAGAATGACGTATTCCGGTTCTGCCTGCATTACCTCAAAAACGTCGAGCAGGCGAAGGAATCGGCCCAGGAAACGTTCTTACGGATTTACACCGCGCGGAAACGCTTTGACGTCTCCCGCAAGTTCAAGCCCTGGATGCTCTGTATTGCGCGCAACCTCTGCTTGAACGAACTGAAACGTAAGAAGCCCGTAGGCATGGAGACGCTGGAGGACTACGCCAGCAGCGCCCGCGAGGATTCCGGTGCATTGGTGGAATCGCCCGTGGACGGCCCGGCGGAACTCCTGATGGCGTCGGAACGGCGCCGGTTGTTGATGGCTGCCTTGGAGCGGCTGCCAGACGAGGCGCAAGAGATAATAAAACTGCGGTTTTTTGAGCGGTTACCCGCAAGGGAGATTGCAGAAATCATAGAGAGTACGGAGGGTGCGGTGCGCACACGGCTGCATCGCCTTCTCCGCCAACTGCGTGATGAATGCGCGCACTTGCGAGAAGAAGTGTGA